TTATACAGATTGTAATAAAATTAATAACCCTGTTTTCAATGGTACTTATACTCCAGACATCAATGGCTGGGATATGGATGCTTTTGCTCAACATGAAGTTCCAGGTTGGTATGGGCCTCCGGCTGGTGGATATCTATATGACGGAGTAAATATCTATATGGAAAATGGAATAACACCAAACATGGTTATGCAAAGTCAATCAGGGACATGCCCATGGTCAAACGGAATAGCATACAATTGTGTTGATCTTAAGGCAAATGTAATTTACATGATAAGGTTTGAGGCAAAATTCCATGGTCCATCAAATATTAGTTTTTGTCAAACAAAAATTAGGGTTGATGATCAAGCCACATATAATCCAGGAAATAATAGTATGGTTAGTTTTGTTAACCTGCCCAATAATAACACATGGAATAGTTATGAAAAGCTATTTCAAGTAACTAGCGATAAAGATTTATTGTTTTTACAAAATCAGTTAGCTTTTAATGATGGAGCGACTCAGTGTGGAGGTGCAAAATCATATTTTAAAAATATTCAAATTTTACCTCTCGAATTTGAAAATGTATATTTATGCCCTGGTGAGAGTAGAAAATTGTGTCCAAAGTGCCTGGATGCAAGAACAATTTTTAATGCCTCAACCCAAGTAATAAGTTATTTGTGGACTCCTTCATACGCACTAACAAATCCTACCTTAATTAATCCAGTTGTTGCTCCAAATTATAATACAACTTATCAGTTGGATTTGACAGATATTGCTGGGAATCATTTATATCAAAATGTTAATGTTATTTTAAATCAATCCTCGCCAATAGCAAATTTGAGTATCTCTTCAAATACAACAACTTCATCTGGTCCAGTTATTTTACCTGGAATGATTGTAGACATTAATGCAAATGTAATTTTAACTGTAGATAATCCAACAGTTTTTGAAAGAGTGGTTTTTAGGATGGGTGCTGGATCAAAAATTCAGGTGGCCTCAACAGGCAATGCAACATTTAATTCCTGTCATTTATTCAGTCTTAATGGTGGGGCGTCTGGATGGCTAGGTGTCAAAGTTGATGCTGGTGCACATCTAAATATGACTGGAGGAACAATTATAGAGAATTCATATGAGGCAATATCAGCATATTCATCTGCAACACAGATAGCCGATCTTAGTATATCACAAACTATATTCAATAATAATAAGACTGCCATTTCGTTTGCGATAAATTCTTTGTCTCAACCTACCAACAATCAGATAATAAACAATTGTATTTTCACTTGTCGTTCACTTCCATGCTTAGTGCCATCTGTAGAGCATTTCGCACAAGTAAAAAGTGACTTATATAATGAACTATACGCAAATTATCCAGCCATTGCTAATGCAAATCAAGGAATAAACATAATTCAAATCCCGTCTATTACAACTCCTTATCGGGTTGGATTAGCTTCCCCAGATTTTTATGCAACCGTTAATATTTTTGATAACATTGCTAAAGGACTATCAATGACCGATGGAAATTCGCAGATTCAAAATAATTTATTTCAGAATATTTTAGGAAATTCTACAGACAATACTGGTATAGGAGTTTGTATAAAAGGTTCAAGCAATTCTTCAACAATTATCGGAAATTCAATTACAAATCTTAGCTCTTTAACAAATGAACTTAACACTTTTAAGAATTGCAGACAGGCTGTATATGTAAAAGGGACATGTTATACGTACCTCATAAATAATCAGGTAACTAATTCAATGATCAGTTCAGATTTTGTAAGTTCAGGAACAAATAGCAGGGGAGAGTATGGTTATTTTCTGGATGTTTCATCTGATAACAGTAATACGAATATTCGCATCGAACATAACTCAATATTTAACTGTTCTGTAGGAGTTCATATTAATAGGTCTTCGATGTATCCGAAAGCAATAGGAATTAATGTTGACTGCAATACTATTTATGCAAATCAACCCCAGGCAATTACTGGAATAAATTTGGTTGATCAAAGTACTAATTATCCATACATAGCAGATTATGCATATACTGTAAGGTATAATACTATTTCACAAATGAAAAGTAATGCTATTTGCGCTACCTCCATTCTAAAAGGGTTGAATATCTATAAAAACAATGAATTATCTGTTAAGTATGTGGCAGGTACACAGACGATAGGAAGCGGCTTGTTAAGCAGTGCTATTGCTTTGTATTATTGTGCCAATGGTAGAATTCTTGAAAACATGTATGTAAAAACATCCTTAAATAATATAAATGTCACAAATGAAAATATTGTAGGAATATATCTCAAATATTCTAAAGGTATTGCCGTAACAAATAACAACATTACTAATGTTGGCACAGGCGTTTTATACCATGGCGATTGCACAAGCGCAGTACTTCCTGCCTTATTCAGATCAAACACAATTAAAAAGGCAAAATATGGATTATATATGTATCAGGAGGCAAATATAGGAACACAAGGATCAAATGGATTACCAATAGGTAATTTATTTGGAACAGGTATAACAACATGCCAAGTATATTGCAATAGCGGAACAAATTTAAACATTACATCAAAATTGTATGTTTCTAATTTAACTCCTCCGAGTGGTTATGTTTACGTTCCAACTACTATAGGTGTTGGACCACTTGGGTTGTGCGCTTATACCGTTGGAACAGGTACTTCAAATGGAATAATACCAACATCTGGTTATAATCCAATATATCAAAATTGTCTTACATGCAATTGCGACGTATATGGTTCATCAGGTAATAACGCAAAGTATAACGAAGTGAATAGTGAAGCTTCAGAAGGTATAGAGTTAGAAAACAGCTTAGATATGGACAAAATGGAAACAAAAATTTTTCCAAATCCAGCTAATAATGTTTTTACCATTGAGTGTATTAAAGAGTTTTATTCTGAAGTGCAAATTTTTAGTATTTTCGGTAATCTTGTTTTGTCAGCTTCATTGAATCCTAATGATAATATTCATCAAGTAGATGTTTCAGAATTTAAAAATGGAATTTACTTTATTCGTATTGCAAAAATTGAAGGAGGATTTGATACATTCAAAATTATTGTAACTCATTAAAAGACTTTTGAAAATTTATTCTTTATAATAAGTAGGATAGTAAATAAAAAGTGGAAACCGAAAAACTTAATAAGAGTAGGTAAGTTAATTTAAATATAGTATTATGAAAAAAATTTTTTTAATGGTGTGTTTTAGTTTGGTAATTCTGATCCTTGCAAAAGCTCAACAGACAGTTATTTTTAATAGCTCCAGCAATGATGGCTATGTTGATTTGTCTGGCCAAAGTTGGAGCACGCTAAGAAATGCAACACAAGGGAGTTATGTTAATTCCACAATTGATTGGGTTACAAATGACGTTGGAGCTTATATGACTTCAGGATGTCCTACATTAACTATAGCACGAGCTTTCATGGATTTCAATACTTCGAACATTCCAGATAATGCAACAATTTGTTCAGCAAAATTGAAATTTGCTGCAATAATAACTCCTCCTGATTATATTGGTTCTCTATGTGCAATGAAAGGAACACAGTTGCAGCCATTGTCCATTCAGGACTTCGATGCTTTTTCAGGATTGGAATATGGACATGTATTAGGAAATGCAACTACAAAAGATATAAATTTTAACGCTAATGGGATTAGCGATATCAACAAAACTGGTTTAACAAAGATTTGTGTCAGAGAATATGGACACGATTATCTTAATGTTCAGACTAACGGATACTATACAACGGGTATTTTCTTTGCAGAATCAAATAGCATTAATAAACTTGAAGTTGTATATGTTGCTGCAAATGCCGGACCTGATCAAACAATTTGCAGTAAATCTTCAACTACACTAAATGCCAGTGGTGGTACAAATTATTTGTGGAGTACAGGAGAAACAACAGCTTCTATTGTGGTTGCGCCGATATCCACAACAACATATACTGTAACTGTTTCTGTTGCCGCTGGATGTAGTAGCGTTGACCAAGTTGTTGTGAACACAATCCCCTCGCCAACAGTTAATCTTGGAACCGATATGAATATCTGTGCTAATTTTATGTATACATTAAATGCTGGTAATCCTGGAGCCACCTACAATTGGACTAGAGATGGCGTACCATTATCACAACACACTCAAACAATTACTACAAATCTAGAAGGAAATTATTGTGTGACTGTAACAAATACAAATGGATGTTCTGCTACAGATTGCATCGTTTTAACTTATTACCCAGGTAAACTATTAACTGCATTTACACAATCATATTCCTGTGTTAATAATACAATTCAAATTCAAGTTACTGCTTTAGGAAATGGATCTTTACATAATTGGGATATTTTTCCTTCAGATGCCCAAGGAACTATTTTAGGTAATAGTATTCAAACGGGAAGTGGAGCTAGTTTCACTTTTAATTCTGGCCTTCTTCCAGATCAATATTATTCAATTAAACATATTATTTATGGATTTTGCGGTAATTTTTCTACAATTTACCAGACAATCTTTATCGATATGCCAACTCTTAATTCTGATTTTGTTCCAACCCTTTCTCTTGTTCAAAATGGTTTTTATTCAGTAACTGCAACTATGGCGGCACTTCCCGCAGGAGCATTATACTATTGGAAAGTAGAAGAACTTGATGCAAATGGAAATACCATTCCAAATACGGTTATGGAGAATCCTTCCATTTGGTGGGCAAATCCATTAGTTTGTACATTTCCACAATATTGTTGTAATGATGTGAACAATACTCCTAATGGTAAATTCTATCCTAACCATACATATCGCATTACACGCGGAACATGGTCTAGTTGTAATCCCTGGTCTGATATTTCATATACCTTTACTAAGACATTACAAAAAAACGGACAATATGTTGAAACTATTTCAAAGACTGCAGATACAAAAGAGATGTTAAATAAGCCTGAAATTGTTAAGGAAAATACTGAAATGCTTTCGGTATATCCAAATCCTGCCGAGGGAATGGTTAATTTGATCGTTTCTGTTGATAAAGATCAAAGAAGAGTTATTCAACTTGCAGATGTGTTAGGAAATGTTATTAATGAATGGATAGCTGAAAATGGCAGTGAATTACCTAATACAATAGATTTAACAAGTTTAAAAAAGGGGATCTATTTTTTGAGATTAACATCTGAAAGAAATATGATTTCGAAAAAGATTATCAAACAATAATTTTGATAGTGTAATTTAGTAAATGAGGCTGTCTTGCATAGAGACAGCCTCTTTTGTTTTCAAAAATTTGATCAATAGCGATGAAAGTATTGTTATTTAGACAATTATTTGGAGGTGGGTTGAGAAAAACTTTTAAAATGCTTTTCATTTATAACTTATCGCAAAAAAAGTCTTACCTTTGCCGCTCAATTAATTAACCGAGCGGTTTTTTTGATTCTTTTTGGTAAGGTGCCATTTTTCAGGAAGTTTTTTCAGGAATTAGTACATAGTCTGCATATTAAGACAGACTGGCGGCGGCAGAGGATTACAATTTAGGATTAGGAATACGCGCCAAAAAGAAATAACATGAATACATTTGAAGAATCAGGCATTCGCCCTGAGCTAAAAAAAGCTGTATTGGAGCTTGGTTTTGAAACCATTATGCCAGTACAGGAACAAGTAATTCCAGTTGTACTTGAATCAAAGGACGATATAATCGCTCTTGCACAAACCGGTACAGGTAAAACCGCAGCATTTGGTCTGCCAATTCTAAGTTTATTAGATTTAGATTCACGTGAAACACAGGCTTTAATTTTAAGTCCAACACGTGAGCTTTGTATACAAATTACCAAAGATTTAATGTCTTATGGAAAGTATTTAACAGGCTTAAGAGTTACCGCGGTTTATGGCGGAGCAAGTATAGAAAATCAGATTTCGCAGTTAAAGACCGGAGCACATGTAATTGTTGCAACACCAGGAAGAATGAACGATTTAATCAGAAGAAAAAGAGTTTTTCTTTCTAACGTTCAGACTGTTGTTTTAGATGAAGCTGATGAAATGCTAAATATGGGTTTTACCGAAGACCTTAATTTGATTTTGGAAAAAGTTCCTGCAGAACGCAGAACATTACTTTTTTCTGCAACAATGTCGAATGAAGTAGCTGCTATTGCAAAAAATTACATGAAGACTCCTGTAAATATTACAATAGGAAAAAAGAATTCGGGATCAGAAAATGTGAGTCACCATGCATATGTAATTAATGCAAAAGACAGATATTTAGTGTTAAAAAGGATAGTAGATTATTATCCTGAGATTTATGGAATTATTTTTTGCAGAACACGTTTAGAAACTGCGGAAATTGCAGAAAAACTTATGAAAGACGGTTATAATGCAGATGCGTTACATGGTGATCTTTCGCAAACACAGCGCGATTATGCAATGCAACGTTTCAGATCAAAAAATTTACAGATACTTGTTGCTACTGATGTTGCTGCCCGTGGACTTGATGTTGACAACATTACTCACGTAATTAATTATAATCTTCCTGACGATAACGAGATATACACACACAGAAGTGGAAGAACTGGAAGAGCTGGTAAAACAGGAATTTCAATTTCTTTAACTCACGTTAAAGAGAAGTTCAGATTGCAACATATCGAGAAAATGATTAACCGCAAATTTGAAACAAAACAAATTCCAGGAGGAAAGGATATTTGCAAGAAGCAATTATTCAACATGATTGACAAAATGGAAAATGTTGATGTAAACGAGGATGAAATCTCAATATTCTTACCTGCGTTGTATGAAAAATTAGCGCATTTAGAAAAAGAGGAAATTATCAAACGTTTTGTTTCTTTAGAGTTTAATCGCTTTTTAGAATACTATAAAAAAGCACCGGATTTAAATCTTGAAGCAAGAAGAAGTCACGACGAAAGAAGAGAAAGACCTGATAGAAACGAAAGAGGTGATCGCAACGAGAGAAGAGAAAGAAGCGAAAGAGGTGACAGAAGAGATAAAGCACAAATTCGTGAAGCTGCTGCTTTTACTGTTTTACGCGTAAATATGGGTTCGGCTGATGGATTAGAAGTCAGAGAACTTATCGGAATGGTAAATAATTTTACACAAGACAGAAGTATTGCGATTGGTAGAGCTGAAATAAGACCATATTTTACATTATTTGGTGTTGATTCAACTTCTGTTAATCAGGTTTTAAAATCTTTTGAAGGACAACGCATTAATAATCGTGAATTAATTATTGAAGTTGCCCGTGAGTCTGATCAGCATATTGGTGGTGGTGGTAACAGAGGTGAAAGAAGAAGCGAAGGACCAAGAAAACCAAGAAACGACAGACCGTTCAGAGGAAATAGACGTTCATAAACAAATCATTTTGTCATGCAGAACTCCGCTACAGCGGAGTGAAGCATCAATAACCAGATTACCTTCGGTGAGAAAGTTCTTCGCTGCGCTCTGAATGACAAGAAAAAACAGTTTCAAAAATTGAAACCACAAGAAAACGATAGCAACTCACTTTCATTAAAACCAAAACAATCGCGGTTTGAAATAAAAGAACCCGATTTGTTGATTAAGTTTTTGCGAAAACAATTTCCTGGAAAGGGAAGTAATAAAGTTAAATCGTGGCTAGAACATAAAAAAGTAGCAGTTAATAATAAAACGGTTACTTATTTTAATTTTCCTCTTGAAGTTGGGAACGTTGTTACGGTAACGTGGATAACCGCACAAAATAACACACAACTTCCGGGACTTAAAATTTTATATGAAGACAATGCAATTATTGTAATCGACAAAGAAGCTGGTTTGCTCTCTATTGCAACAGACAGAGAGAAAGAACGAACAGCTTATGGTTTTCTTTCAGAATTTGTTAAAAGAACAAATCCAAGAGCAAGAATATTTGTTGTACATCGTTTGGACAGAGAAACGTCAGGTGTTATGATATTTGCCAAAAGCGAAGAAGTTAAACTTACTTTACAGGAAAACTGGCAGGAAATGGTCAAAGAGCGAACATATGCTGTTGTTGTAGAAGGTGAAGTTGAAGATAATGAAGGCACGATGACTTCATGGTTAAAAGAAAACAAAGCGTTTCAAATGTATTCGCAAGATGCTCCTTCGGAAGATGCACAAGAAGCAATAACTCATTATAAACTAATAATAAAAAATCAACGATATTCGCTTTTAAATGTGCAACTTGAAACAGGAAGAAAAAACCAGATTCGCGTACATTTTAACGATTTAGGGTTTCCTGTTGTTGGCGATAGAAAATATGGAGCGTTGCGAAATCCTCTTGGTCGCTTAGGTTTGCACGCAAAGGTTATTGAGTTTTTGCATCCTGTAACAAATAACATTATGCGCTTTGAATCACCCGTTCCAAAAGAATTTTTAAGATTGGTCGAGGGGAGGGGTTAACAATTTAACGTCATTCTGAACTATTGCCCTGATCTTGTCGAAGGGTTTTTTAGAATACTCTTTGTCATTCTGAATGACAGCTAGGAGTTAAAGTTTCCTAATTACCTCAATTGTCTTGTCAATCATTTCAGGGCTTATATCCAAATGTGTAATTAATCTTATTTTAGTTTCAGAAATTGGCAAACAAAGTATATTGTTTTCCTTTAATTTTGCTTGAAGTGAGGCAGCATTATATTTCTCTTTTACTTCAAGAATTATAATATTTGTTTCTACTGGCATAATGTTACCAATGAAATCTTTTTTATAAAACTCTTCTGCTAAAAGTTTAGCGTGTTTATGATCTTCTGCCAATCTTTCAATATTATTTTCAAGTGCAAAAATTCCTGCAGCTGCAATATAGCCAGCTTGTCGCATTCCTCCACCAAAAACTTTACGAATTCGTCGTGCCTGTTTTATAAACTCTTTTTTTCCTAACAATATGCTGCCAATTGGTGCACCAAGTCCTTTGCTTAAGCAAACCGAAATACTGTCGAATATTTTTCCGTATTGTAAAGGCGATTCACCTTTTGCTACCAAAGCATTCCAAAGCCTTGCCCCATCCAGATGCAGTTTAATGTCATTCTCGTTGCATAAAGCTCTTATTTTAAGAATCTCGGACATTTCATAACAACTTCCACCACCACGATTTCCGGTATTTTCAAGGCTCACCAGACTTGTTTTTGGCTTATGAACATCGTCAGGATTAATAGCTGCTTTAATTTGTTCTGCAGTAATCTGTCCTCTTATTCCATCAATTGCATGAACCTGACATCCAGAGTTAAATGCTATTCCGCCACCTTCGTAAATATAAACATGGCTTAATTTTTCGCAAATAACTTCGTTGCCTGGCTGTGTATGGCATTTAATACCAATTTGGTTACTCATTGTTCCACTAGGACAATATAATGCTGCTTCCATTCCAAATTTTACAGCAGCTAATTCTTCAAGTCTGTTTACTGTTGGATCTTCACAAAAAACATCATCACCCACTTCTGCGTTAAACATTGCATTTAGCATTGCTGCAGTGGGTTTGGTAAATGTATCTGAACGGAAATCTATAATCATAATTTTATTTTTTTCTTTCACAATTTTAAGCATTTAGTATTTTAAGTGCAAGTTTATCTTTATTTCTTATTTTGATTTTTCGTATCTTTATCTTGCAAAACTTTGTAAACAAATGAAAACAGCTTCTATAAGCGAAATAAAAAAGGAATTATATTCACTTGACGAAAAGGAAGTGCTGAAGATTTGTTTACGTGTAGCAAAGTATAAAAAGGAGAACAAGGAGTTGTTAAATTATCTGCTATTTGAAGCAAGCGACGAAGAAAGTTATATAAATGCTGTTAAAGAAGAAATTGATAAACAATATACAGAAATAAATAAAAGCAATATATATTTTGCAAAAAAAAGCCTTCGAAAAATTTTAAGATTTACCAATAAACAAATTAAATATTCGGGACTAAAACAAACAGAGGTTGAGCTGCTTATTCACTTCTGTAAGAAATTAAAAAAATCAGGAATTGATATAAATAAAAGCACTGCACTTGCAAATATTTATATACGTCAGGTTCAAAAAATAAGAAAAGCATTATCTGTTCTTCACGAAGATTTACAGCACGACTATGAAAACGATATGAGGTTAATAGGATAAATTGTTATAGAAAAGAAACATGAATAATAATGACATAATGCGACGTATTCGTTATACATTCAATTTTAACGATACTAAGATGATTGAAATTTTTGCTTTAGCTGACCAGCAGGTTACACGAGCACAAATTAGTGATTGGTTAAAAAAGGAGGATGATCCTGCTTATAAGGAGCTTATAGATATCGATATGGCGATTTTTTTAAATGGATTTATAAATGAGAAACGCGGAAAAAAAGAAGGTCCACAGCCCGAACCGGAAAAAAGATTGAATAATAACATTATACTTAGAAAATTAAAAATTGCATTAAATTTAAAAGACGAAGATATTTTAGAAATCCTTAAACTAGCAGATTTACGAATAAGCAAACACGAATTAAGTGCTTTTTTCCGCAATCCAAATCAGGAACAATACAGACTTTGCAAAGATCAGGTTTTGCGTAATTTTTTATATGGAATGCAGAAAAAGTATTTTAAATCTTAAAAGTGTTTTGAGAATTAGGCATTCTGGCATTCGTTCGCTTCCGGCAAGTAAGAGGTTACCAAATTTAAAAAACGGATTCCAGGCTATTCACAAGCAGTTCGTATTTTCCTTGAACCTCAGGTTTAGAGTTGTTTATATTTAAAAACTCGGAATACATTTTACCTACCTGTTTTGTGTCAAGGTTATTATCCATCCAAGGGTAAAGTATAGTATCTTCCTTTTGAATATGCTCAGTTAACAAATTGCAATAATTCATTAAATTATTTTTTGCAATTAAAGTGTTTCCGGTTTCAACTGCATTAAGCATTTCGGCAACATAAGTTCTTGATTGAACATGGTCACTAATCATAACTTTAATTATATCCAAAGAAGAATCAAAATATTGAAATAATATATCTTCCTCTTTTGAATGGTGATATTTATCGGCATAAATGCGAATAAAATCTGCAATGTCTTTTATTAGTTGCTTGTGTTCGGCTATTGATAAATCTAATACTTCTGCAACTCTTGGTGCTATTGCAAGTACTCTCTTAATAAGAATATGTTCATTTACCAACATTCTTAATGGTGGCGACATTGTATTACCTGTGCTTTTTTTCTCTTGTGCAATTCTCGGAATTTCAAAGGTTTCGCCGGGATAAATTATTTAAAAAATTTGTGTTATCAATTTTTTTTCATTTTCGGCATTTAAATTATGAATTCCAACAACATCTTTTAGTTTACATGTGCCTAAACTACAGGGAGCACAGCCTATTTCAAATTTATCTAATGCCTGCTGAATACCATCAAATTCGTTAATTAAATCTTTAATATTTGAATTTAAATATTTTTCAATCTTTGCCTCCATGTTAATTTTGTAAAATGTTAAGATATTAATTTTTTGACACCCATTTTAATTTGCAAACTAGTTCTTTTCCCGAAAATAAGCTAACGATATTTATTCCAGACAAATCAGGAAGGGTAATGTTTTTGTTTTCATATAGCTTGTCAATATTCTGCGACCATAATATACGACCTGATTCATCTGCTATTTGCACTAAAGTATTTTCATAAATTCTATTTCCGGAATGAATAGTTAATACATTCTCGTGTTGTGTTAAATATATAGGGGAATTTGTTATGGCATTAATCCCTGATGCATTTAATACTGTTATGTAATTATTTAAAGTCAATGTGTCATTTGGACAAAGCCCATTTGATGCAACTAATGTAACGGAGTAATTGCCACTTGCAGTATACACATGATACGGATTTTGGTCGGTAGAATTTCCGCCATCACCAAAACTCCACAAGTAATTCGTTGCATTTTGCGAATTGTTAGTAAATAGTGCAAAAGCAGTTGGAAGTTGAATTGTTGTAGTTAGCGATGAAAATTGTGCATCGGGACGAGTATTTACAACAACATAATCTGGCATAAAAACCGTATCATTTCCATTTATACCATATGCAATTAATGTAACGTCATATGTTCCTGGAGTGTTATAAACTGCTGTAGGGTTTGTTAATGCTGAAGAATTTAAATCACTGCCTGGCAGTAACCAGCTATAAGTTCCTGCATGAACACTGTTATTAGTAAAATCAATGTTTTCACCAGTGCAAATCTGGTGATTTGATGAAGTGAAATTTGCAACAGCCTCTGGATAATAGGACCATCGCATTGCATCAAATGCAACCATTTCGCCATCAACTCCGGTTGAGTCGCCCAGATAAACATAGTTTCCCTGTCCCGCATGAAAAGGAAAAATTCCCAATTCAACCCACTGATCTGAATATAAAGATTGGTTAACAACAACAACAGAATCACCGGTTTCTGAATGAATATGATAACGTGCACCAACTGCCGTTGCACCATTTGAGGGAATAAAAACCTCTACTTTATATTTTCCTGCCTGTGGTAAATTTGGTCCCCATGTTACATAACAAATGTCAGGAGATGTTGCCATTGAGCCTGTCCACCACATATGACCGTTATAGCCAACATTATAATCTCTGTAATATCGTTGAATAGATCCGTTTAACGAATTGTTCATGTAAAATCCATGATTATAATCTACATTATCAATTATTGTGTCGTTATAAACAGGCTCTGTTGTTCTTGCTTTAACGGTCCAGGCAACTCCACCATGTGTTCCCGAAGCATCAAGGTTTTGATAGCCGTTACTATATCCGGGCCAATCATAATAAGAATCGTACCCGTTGTTATTTGGATAACCAGGTAAATTTTTATTTCCGTATGGGTCATTAAAGATTAATGTGTGTTGTGTAGATAAATAGCCGGTAGTTAAAATCAAATGCCCTGATGTTGTTAGGTAATTGCATATTGGATGAACAAAACCTGCATCAATTTCTGTAATGCTATTAGCATATGTACACGATGTTGTCCAAAGTTGATTTGAAGTCATATAATGATTTTCAATATATGCTTTCATTCTTGCGTTTGGACTATAAGGGCTTGTCCACATATAACCGTAACCACCATAAGCGGTTGTTCCGTAGGCATCGGCAGTTTCCTGATAATAAATTTCGTTAAACCTGTATCGATCGGCAACATAAGAACCGTAATTGTTAATATGTGGATCCCAGCTTTGTCCGTGATCAACCATTACAGGCCAGGGAGGAAGCCTATTATAATAAGCAAATGCCATTGCAGATGTTGTGGGAGCGCATGATCCCCAGCCTTCGTGCCAGGTTGGAGTATCGTAAACCTGATTAACATAAGGCACTGTTCCAGGAACTTTTACA
The sequence above is a segment of the Bacteroidia bacterium genome. Coding sequences within it:
- a CDS encoding T9SS type A sorting domain-containing protein, translating into MKKIFLMVCFSLVILILAKAQQTVIFNSSSNDGYVDLSGQSWSTLRNATQGSYVNSTIDWVTNDVGAYMTSGCPTLTIARAFMDFNTSNIPDNATICSAKLKFAAIITPPDYIGSLCAMKGTQLQPLSIQDFDAFSGLEYGHVLGNATTKDINFNANGISDINKTGLTKICVREYGHDYLNVQTNGYYTTGIFFAESNSINKLEVVYVAANAGPDQTICSKSSTTLNASGGTNYLWSTGETTASIVVAPISTTTYTVTVSVAAGCSSVDQVVVNTIPSPTVNLGTDMNICANFMYTLNAGNPGATYNWTRDGVPLSQHTQTITTNLEGNYCVTVTNTNGCSATDCIVLTYYPGKLLTAFTQSYSCVNNTIQIQVTALGNGSLHNWDIFPSDAQGTILGNSIQTGSGASFTFNSGLLPDQYYSIKHIIYGFCGNFSTIYQTIFIDMPTLNSDFVPTLSLVQNGFYSVTATMAALPAGALYYWKVEELDANGNTIPNTVMENPSIWWANPLVCTFPQYCCNDVNNTPNGKFYPNHTYRITRGTWSSCNPWSDISYTFTKTLQKNGQYVETISKTADTKEMLNKPEIVKENTEMLSVYPNPAEGMVNLIVSVDKDQRRVIQLADVLGNVINEWIAENGSELPNTIDLTSLKKGIYFLRLTSERNMISKKIIKQ
- a CDS encoding DEAD/DEAH box helicase, whose amino-acid sequence is MNTFEESGIRPELKKAVLELGFETIMPVQEQVIPVVLESKDDIIALAQTGTGKTAAFGLPILSLLDLDSRETQALILSPTRELCIQITKDLMSYGKYLTGLRVTAVYGGASIENQISQLKTGAHVIVATPGRMNDLIRRKRVFLSNVQTVVLDEADEMLNMGFTEDLNLILEKVPAERRTLLFSATMSNEVAAIAKNYMKTPVNITIGKKNSGSENVSHHAYVINAKDRYLVLKRIVDYYPEIYGIIFCRTRLETAEIAEKLMKDGYNADALHGDLSQTQRDYAMQRFRSKNLQILVATDVAARGLDVDNITHVINYNLPDDNEIYTHRSGRTGRAGKTGISISLTHVKEKFRLQHIEKMINRKFETKQIPGGKDICKKQLFNMIDKMENVDVNEDEISIFLPALYEKLAHLEKEEIIKRFVSLEFNRFLEYYKKAPDLNLEARRSHDERRERPDRNERGDRNERRERSERGDRRDKAQIREAAAFTVLRVNMGSADGLEVRELIGMVNNFTQDRSIAIGRAEIRPYFTLFGVDSTSVNQVLKSFEGQRINNRELIIEVARESDQHIGGGGNRGERRSEGPRKPRNDRPFRGNRRS
- a CDS encoding T9SS type A sorting domain-containing protein; the protein is MKKNKVIGALIALIFMGINYSQAQYTGLNCSNATYTDCNKINNPVFNGTYTPDINGWDMDAFAQHEVPGWYGPPAGGYLYDGVNIYMENGITPNMVMQSQSGTCPWSNGIAYNCVDLKANVIYMIRFEAKFHGPSNISFCQTKIRVDDQATYNPGNNSMVSFVNLPNNNTWNSYEKLFQVTSDKDLLFLQNQLAFNDGATQCGGAKSYFKNIQILPLEFENVYLCPGESRKLCPKCLDARTIFNASTQVISYLWTPSYALTNPTLINPVVAPNYNTTYQLDLTDIAGNHLYQNVNVILNQSSPIANLSISSNTTTSSGPVILPGMIVDINANVILTVDNPTVFERVVFRMGAGSKIQVASTGNATFNSCHLFSLNGGASGWLGVKVDAGAHLNMTGGTIIENSYEAISAYSSATQIADLSISQTIFNNNKTAISFAINSLSQPTNNQIINNCIFTCRSLPCLVPSVEHFAQVKSDLYNELYANYPAIANANQGINIIQIPSITTPYRVGLASPDFYATVNIFDNIAKGLSMTDGNSQIQNNLFQNILGNSTDNTGIGVCIKGSSNSSTIIGNSITNLSSLTNELNTFKNCRQAVYVKGTCYTYLINNQVTNSMISSDFVSSGTNSRGEYGYFLDVSSDNSNTNIRIEHNSIFNCSVGVHINRSSMYPKAIGINVDCNTIYANQPQAITGINLVDQSTNYPYIADYAYTVRYNTISQMKSNAICATSILKGLNIYKNNELSVKYVAGTQTIGSGLLSSAIALYYCANGRILENMYVKTSLNNINVTNENIVGIYLKYSKGIAVTNNNITNVGTGVLYHGDCTSAVLPALFRSNTIKKAKYGLYMYQEANIGTQGSNGLPIGNLFGTGITTCQVYCNSGTNLNITSKLYVSNLTPPSGYVYVPTTIGVGPLGLCAYTVGTGTSNGIIPTSGYNPIYQNCLTCNCDVYGSSGNNAKYNEVNSEASEGIELENSLDMDKMETKIFPNPANNVFTIECIKEFYSEVQIFSIFGNLVLSASLNPNDNIHQVDVSEFKNGIYFIRIAKIEGGFDTFKIIVTH